In candidate division KSB1 bacterium, the sequence GTCTGAACAAAAAAGGCTCACGAAATCGTGAGCCTTTTTTGCAGTACGCCCGGAGGGAATCGAACCCCCAACCATCTGATCCGAAGTCAGATGCTCTATCCAATTGAGCTACGGGCGCCTTTTTAAAAAATATAAAAATTAAGCCGAAACAGCAACTCTTTTTCCCACTTGATTCAAGTTCGGCTCTCAGCCCTCATTGCTTTGACTTTTGAGAATCTTGGACCAGGTATCCTTTAACTCCACGGTCCTGTTGAATACCGGCATGCCGAGCTTTTCCGTGTCGGGATCCACGCAGAAATATCCTTTTCTTTCAAACTGGCAAATGTAGCCGACCGGAGCCGTTTTGAGGCTCGGTTCGACTTTGCAGCCTTTGAGGACAATCAGAGAATTCGGATTGATCAATGACAAAAAGTCCGTCGCCTCTTCTTCCTGCGACGGGTCCGGTACTGTCAACAGCTTGTCATACAAACGGACTTCGGCCTCCACCGCATGCGGCGCAGATACCCAATGGATGGTTCCTTTGACTTTCCTGCCGTCGGCCGTATATCCGCCTCTCGATTCCGGATCATAAGTGCAGCGGATCTCGACGATTCGCCCATCTTTGTCTTTGACAACACTTGTGCAGCGAATGTAATAGGCATAACGAAGCCGAACTTCTGCCCCTATTGTTAATCGAAAATAGCCTTTGGGCGGATTTTCCATAAAGTCATCCCGCTCAATATAGAGCTCGCGCGTAAAAGGCACCTGCCGTGTTCCGGCGCTCGGATCTTCCGGATTGTTGACGGCCTCGAGCCATTCAACCTGGCCTTCGGGATAGTTTTCAATCACCACGCGCACGGGATCCAAAACTCCCATCACCCGCGGCGCTCGTTTGTTTAAATCTTCCCGCACGCAGTGTTCCAAAAAACCAAAGTCAACCAGGCTTTCGCGTTTAGAAACGCCGATTCGTTCTGCAAACGTCCGAATAGCCTCGGGCGTATATCCTCGCCGCCGCATTCCGGCGATGGTCGGCATGCGCGGATCATCCCATCCGTTCACAACCCCTTCATTCACCAGACGCAACAGTTTGCGTTTGCTCATTACCGTATAAGTCATGTTCAGCCGCGCGAATTCGATCTGCTGCGGGTGATGAATGCCCAGCTGATCCAAAAACCAATCATAGAGGGGGCGATGGTCTTCGAACTCTAGAGTGCAAATGGAATGGGTTATACCTTCGATCGAGTCCTCTAATCCGTGTGCCCAATCGTACATCGGATAGATGCACCACTTGTCTCCGGTTCTTGGATGGCGGGCGTGCAGAATCCGATACATTACCGGATCGCGCATATTCATATTGGGATGCGACATGTCAATTTTGGCACGCAGGGTGTATTGACCGTCTTTAAACTCCCCAGCCCGCATGCGGCGAAAAAGCTGCAAATTTTCCTCGATTGGACGGTTGCGGTCCGGACTCTCTTTTCCAGGCTCCGTAAGAGTGCCGCGATATTCACGAATCTGTTCGGGCGTCAAAGAGCAGACATAAGCCTTGCCGTCGAGGATCAGCTTCTCGGCCCATTGATACATCTGCTCGAAATAGTCCGACGCAAAATAGAGATGCTCTCCCCAGTCGAACCCAAGCCACCGCACATCTTCGATGATGGCGTCGATATATTTCTGCTCTTCCTTGACCGGATTGGTATCGTCGAAGCGCAGATGGCAACGGCCGTTGTATTCCTGAGCCAGCCCGAAATTCAGGCATATCGCCTTCGCGTGGCCGATGTGCAGATAGCCGTTCGGTTCGGGCGGAAAACGGGTGATCACTTTGCCGCCGTTTTTGCCTTCAGCGATGTCCTTATTGATGATTTGGCGAATGAAATGAACGTTCTTCTCGCCGCTTTCGTCGAAATTTCGTTCGATGGGCAATGACATCTTTGGCTGTTCTCCTCATTTTAAATAAAAAACGGTCGCTGTAATCCAGTGACCGTCTTTTGCTGGGGTGTAGGGATTCGAACCCCAATAACTTGATCCAGAGTCAAGTGTCCTGCCGTTGGACGACACCCCAGATTCAACCTAAAATTTCCACAGCCCGCTTCAGCCTTTTAATTACTTTTTCTTTTCCTAAAAGTTCCAAAATCTCATATAGCCCTGGACCTATTCCCATTCCCGTAACCGCCAATCTTA encodes:
- a CDS encoding glutamine--tRNA ligase/YqeY domain fusion protein, translating into MSLPIERNFDESGEKNVHFIRQIINKDIAEGKNGGKVITRFPPEPNGYLHIGHAKAICLNFGLAQEYNGRCHLRFDDTNPVKEEQKYIDAIIEDVRWLGFDWGEHLYFASDYFEQMYQWAEKLILDGKAYVCSLTPEQIREYRGTLTEPGKESPDRNRPIEENLQLFRRMRAGEFKDGQYTLRAKIDMSHPNMNMRDPVMYRILHARHPRTGDKWCIYPMYDWAHGLEDSIEGITHSICTLEFEDHRPLYDWFLDQLGIHHPQQIEFARLNMTYTVMSKRKLLRLVNEGVVNGWDDPRMPTIAGMRRRGYTPEAIRTFAERIGVSKRESLVDFGFLEHCVREDLNKRAPRVMGVLDPVRVVIENYPEGQVEWLEAVNNPEDPSAGTRQVPFTRELYIERDDFMENPPKGYFRLTIGAEVRLRYAYYIRCTSVVKDKDGRIVEIRCTYDPESRGGYTADGRKVKGTIHWVSAPHAVEAEVRLYDKLLTVPDPSQEEEATDFLSLINPNSLIVLKGCKVEPSLKTAPVGYICQFERKGYFCVDPDTEKLGMPVFNRTVELKDTWSKILKSQSNEG